The nucleotide sequence CACCAAATAATAGCGAAAATAAAATCAAAATAATCAGCGGCGCTTGTAATCTTGTAAAACCAAAGTTTACCTCGACAGAATTTAAATTCATCAATGAGAATGCCGCCACGATAATAATTAAAATAATCCCAATAATTGTACCAACTTGTTTTTTCATACTGTTCTCCCCCTACGTCAAATTATTTATTAAACGGTACATCCACGATGTCAAAGTCACGGACAACCTTTGTGTTTGGAAAGACTGACTGAGCTTGCTTTTCAAGCTCATGAGCCATTTTACCTGTATACCTAGCTGAGATATGGTTTAATAACAGTTTTTTAACTCCGGCCTTTTTTGCCATCGTAGCTGCTTGAATATTTGTTGAATGGTAGTAATTTCTGGCAAGCTTATTTTCGCCCTTGCTAAAAGTACTTTCATGAACTAATACATCAGCTGACTCAGCTAGGGTTATTGCGTTATTTGTTTGTCTAGTATCACCAAGAATGGCAACAATTCTACCAGGTTGAGCATGGCCAATTACATCATGACCATCGATTACTCTGCCATCTGCCAGGGTAACAGTCTCTCCATTCTTAAGTTTACCGTAAACCGGGCCGGATGGAATATTTAACTCTTTTAACTTGTCTACCATTAATTCACCCGGATGATCATGTTCAACTACCCGGTAGCCAAAACTTTCGATTCGGTGATCAAGTGGCTCAACGTAAACTGAAAATTTCTTATCTTCAAAAATTAGCCCAGATTGCTTGTGCTCAAGTTCATGATAGTTAATGTTGTACGATAATCTGGTCGCTGAGACCTTTAAACTAACTTCGATATACTGTTTTATCCCTTTAGGCCCATAGATATCAAGATCACCCTCGCCACCTTGAAATGAGCGACTGCTTAACAGTCCAGGCAGTCCAAAAATATGGTCGCCATGAAGATGAGTGATAAAAATCTTATCAATTTTTCTTGGTCTAATCGTTGACCTCAAAATTTGGTGTTGAGTACCCTCACCGGCATCAAACAGCCAAACTGAGTTGATTTCATCTAGTAATCTAAGTGCTAGACTTGAAACGTTACGAAACTTACCCGGAGACCCTGCTCCAGTACCTAAAAATTCAATTTGCATGTTTATCTTTTCCTTATTTGAGTCGATTTACCATTTCTGGTTTCAAGAAATACTATATAATTGTATCATAATTCGCAGTCGATTTTTTATGTTAGGAGGCGGAACATTGAACCTAGATGAGTTTGCACGCGCTACATATTCACTGAATAAGAGCTTGACACTACTAGTTGCAAAGGAAAAACATTTTGAGCCAGTTACCCAAATCACGTTGGGAAAATCTGAAATTTACTTACAGGTAAAGGCTGATGCCCCAACAACGAACTCTACCCTTAGCTTAGAACAATTTGAAGCAAGAGTTAAGAAAACACCAAGTTCTTTCAATATTAGGTTCTTTTCATCCCAAAAATTGGCTTTTGGGTTTAGAATCATTGGTAAGACATTAGTA is from Lentilactobacillus curieae and encodes:
- the rnz gene encoding ribonuclease Z, producing MQIEFLGTGAGSPGKFRNVSSLALRLLDEINSVWLFDAGEGTQHQILRSTIRPRKIDKIFITHLHGDHIFGLPGLLSSRSFQGGEGDLDIYGPKGIKQYIEVSLKVSATRLSYNINYHELEHKQSGLIFEDKKFSVYVEPLDHRIESFGYRVVEHDHPGELMVDKLKELNIPSGPVYGKLKNGETVTLADGRVIDGHDVIGHAQPGRIVAILGDTRQTNNAITLAESADVLVHESTFSKGENKLARNYYHSTNIQAATMAKKAGVKKLLLNHISARYTGKMAHELEKQAQSVFPNTKVVRDFDIVDVPFNK